The genomic region CGCTCGCCGCCGGCGGCCCGGCGCCCCTCGCGTGCCCGCCGGGCGCCGCGGTGGCCGGGGCGGCGTACCCCGACGGCTTCGAGCAGTGGTGCGAGAAGCCCGACGACGCCGGGCGCCCGCAGAAGCACGGGCCGTACCGGACCTGGTACGACGACGGCGCGCCGCAGCTCGCGTCCACCTGGAAGATGGGACGGCTCGACGGGCCGTTCGTCGAGTACCACCGCAACGGCAAGAAGGCGCGCGAGGGGGCCTGGCGCGACGGCGAGAAGGACGGCCGCTGGACCACCTGGTTCGAGGACGGCCGCCCGGCGGAGGAGGCCGGCTACGACCGCGGGATCCTGCACGGCCGCTTCGCGACCTTCTTCGCGGGCGGAGGGAAGCGCGTCGAGGGGCGCTACTGCCACGGCATCCAGTGCGGCCGCTGGACCACCTGGGACGAGGGCGGGCGCGAGCTCGGGCGCATGGACCACGAGGAGATCCGGAGCGAGCCTTGAGGGGCGCCCGCGGCCTCAGGCGTGCATCCAGCGGTCCTCGTCGCGGGCCGCGAGCCCCTCGCGCTCGAGCTTGAGGAGCGTGGCGAGGCAGCTCCGCTCGGCGGCCGGCAGCATGAGGCGCGGCGCGTCCGGGTAGGCGCGGGCGGTCACCTCGGCGAGCGGCGCGGGCGGCGAGAGCGCGGCCAGGATCCGGTCCTCGCGCTCCTGCCGGTGCGAGAGGTAGCCCTCGAGCTTCGCGACCGCGTTGGGGGCGGGCGAGCCGTGCGCCGGGAAGAGCGTGCGCGGCGCGAGGTCCACGAGCCGCGCGAGCTGCCGCTGGTACTCGGCCATGTCGCCGTCGGGCGGGTCGATCACCACGGTGGAGAGGGTCGAGACCATGTCGCCGCAGAAGAGGGCGCGGGTCCGCTCGTCGTGGAAGCAGAGGTGGCCGGAGGCGTGGCCGGGCGTGTGGAGCGCGCGCCAGCGGCCGTGGAGGAGCGCGGCGTCCCCCACCGGCTCGCCGCCGCGACCGAGGTCGCCGAGGAGCTCGAGCGTGCGCGGGTGCGCGAGGAGCGGCAGCCCCCGCGCCCGCAGCGCGGCGACGCCGCCGACGTGGTCGGGGTGGTGGTGGGTGAGCCAGATCTCCCGCGCCCGGAGCCCCTCGCCGGCGAGGTGGGCGAGGAGCGCGTCGAGCCGGGAGAGCTCCGCGGGCTCGCCCGAGCCGGGATCGACGAGCGCGAGCCCGCCGTCGCCCGTGTCGAGCAGCCAGCAGTTGGTGTGCGTCGCCGGCGGGAGCGTCGGGGTGCGCAGCGCGCAGAGGAACACGCCCTTCTGGAACTCGATGCGGGCCGGGACGTGGGCGGCGCACTCGGGCGGCTCGCGCATCGCCTCGGCGGCGCGGTCGGGCGGGTGGCGGGCGAGGCAGGTGACGGCCCAGAGGTTCGGCGGGTGGAGCAGCGCGTCGCCGCGGGCCCAGCGCGCCAGCGCCTCGACGGCGGGGATGAACTCGCCGCCGGAGAGCTCGCCGGGCCAGACCTCCGGGGCCTCGCCCGCGGGCAGGGGCGCGAGGAAGAGGCGCGCGTCGTAGCGGAGCGGGAGGAAGTGCGGGGTGATCCAGCGGCCGGCGCGGGTGAGCAGCGCGGCGTCGAGCGTGAGCCGCTGCGCCTCGAGGAAGCGGGCGAAGAGGGCCGCGTCGGTCGGCTCGCCGGCCCCCTCCGGAGCTCCTCCGCGCGGCGGGGGAGAAGAGAGCCCCGCGCCGCCCGGAACCGGCACGCCAGCCGTCGCGAGCCGGACCGTGGAGGCCTCGAGCAGCGCCCGCCGGGCGGACTCGCGGGCCGCCGCCGGCACCCGCTCGGCGCCGCGCGCGAGGAGCACGCCCGTCTCCTCGAACAGCTCCCGGCAGGCGCAGGCCACGAGCGCCGCCTGCTCGCCCGCCGCGCCGCGCACCGGCAGCTCCCGGTCGGCCGGGTCGAGCCGCCCGCCGGGGAAGGCGTGGAAGCCGCCCGCGAACCGGAGCGGCTCGCCGCGCCGCACCCAGTAGAGCTCGCGCCCCTGCGGCCCGGCGCGCCAGAGCACCACCGCGGCGGCGGGCACGGGATCGGTCGGGGGCGGGGCGGGGGGCAGGCCGGGGAAGGTGGCGCTCATGTCGCGGGACGAGGGCTGCGCTGCACCTCGAGTGTAGCGCCCCGTCACGAGATCCGCACGACCTCCTCCTGCACCTTGGAGAAGACCTGCGGCCCGTCGCCGGTCATCACCACGTCGATCTCGCTGCGCACCCCGAGCCCCTGCTCCGGCAGGTAGATGCCCGGCTCGATGGAGAAGGCGAGCCCCTCGATGAGGAGCCGCGTGTCGTGCGTCTCGAGGTCGTCGAGGTTGGCGCCGTCGCCGTGGACGTTGGAGGCGCCGATGGAGTGGCCGGTCCGGTGCAGGAACCGGTCGCCGTAGCCGCGCGCGGCGATGTGGTCGCGCACCACCCGGTCCACCTCGCAGCCCTGCAGCACCTTCTTCGCGGCCCAGGCCTCGCGCAGCGCGGCGAGCCCGGCGTCGCGGGCGCCGGCGGTCACCGAGAAGATCTCCTGGAGCTTCTCCGGCGGGCGGTCGCCGCAGAAGGCGACCCAGGTGATGTCGGCGTAGGCGTCGTCCGGCTTCTCGCCCTTGGCCCAGAGGTCGATGAGCACGAGGTCGCCCTTCCGGATGGGCGTGGGGCGCGTCTCGGAGGGTTCGTAGTGCGGGTCGCCGGCGTGGCCGTTCACCGCCACGATGGGCGCGTGGTCGGTCTGGAGCCGCGCCCGCGCGAACTCCTGCATCAGGAAGCGCTGCACCGCGGTCTCGGTGATCTCGCGCCCCGCCTTCTGTGCGAGGCCGATCTGCTCGAAGGCGGCGTCCTTGGCGTCGTCGATGGCGCGCAGCGCGCGCACGTGGCTCGCGAGCTGGTGCGGGCTCCAGCGGCAGAGGAAGCGCTGCACCAGCTCGGCCGAGGAGACCACGCTCACGCCGAGGGCGCGGATGAGCTCGAGCGTCCCGGCGTCCACGCGCGAGAGGTACGGGATGGTCGCGAGCGGGCAGTACTCCATCGCCACCTGCGGCCGCGGCGGCAGCGCGCCGACGAGCCGCTCGAGCCCGGCGCGGAGCGACTGCCACGAGGTGTAGGCGAGCCGCTCGCCGGGGACGTCCTTCGGGAAGCTCCCGAGCTCGATGGCGTGCACGAGGAGGCGCGGCGGTCCCTCCACCGGCACGAGGTAGAACCAGCGCCGGGTGAGCATGTGGCCGCCGAGGCCGAGCGCGTCGCGCGCCGTCGGGTTCTGGCCGTGGAAGTCGTAGAGCAGCCAGCCGTCGAGTCGCTCTTCACGCAGCGTCTTCTGCAGGGCGGCGATGTCCATGCGGCCGGATCTACCGCCGCCGGGCGG from Anaeromyxobacter paludicola harbors:
- a CDS encoding toxin-antitoxin system YwqK family antitoxin; this encodes MTALALALGLALAAGGPAPLACPPGAAVAGAAYPDGFEQWCEKPDDAGRPQKHGPYRTWYDDGAPQLASTWKMGRLDGPFVEYHRNGKKAREGAWRDGEKDGRWTTWFEDGRPAEEAGYDRGILHGRFATFFAGGGKRVEGRYCHGIQCGRWTTWDEGGRELGRMDHEEIRSEP
- a CDS encoding M24 family metallopeptidase, whose amino-acid sequence is MDIAALQKTLREERLDGWLLYDFHGQNPTARDALGLGGHMLTRRWFYLVPVEGPPRLLVHAIELGSFPKDVPGERLAYTSWQSLRAGLERLVGALPPRPQVAMEYCPLATIPYLSRVDAGTLELIRALGVSVVSSAELVQRFLCRWSPHQLASHVRALRAIDDAKDAAFEQIGLAQKAGREITETAVQRFLMQEFARARLQTDHAPIVAVNGHAGDPHYEPSETRPTPIRKGDLVLIDLWAKGEKPDDAYADITWVAFCGDRPPEKLQEIFSVTAGARDAGLAALREAWAAKKVLQGCEVDRVVRDHIAARGYGDRFLHRTGHSIGASNVHGDGANLDDLETHDTRLLIEGLAFSIEPGIYLPEQGLGVRSEIDVVMTGDGPQVFSKVQEEVVRIS
- a CDS encoding MBL fold metallo-hydrolase, which gives rise to MSATFPGLPPAPPPTDPVPAAAVVLWRAGPQGRELYWVRRGEPLRFAGGFHAFPGGRLDPADRELPVRGAAGEQAALVACACRELFEETGVLLARGAERVPAAARESARRALLEASTVRLATAGVPVPGGAGLSSPPPRGGAPEGAGEPTDAALFARFLEAQRLTLDAALLTRAGRWITPHFLPLRYDARLFLAPLPAGEAPEVWPGELSGGEFIPAVEALARWARGDALLHPPNLWAVTCLARHPPDRAAEAMREPPECAAHVPARIEFQKGVFLCALRTPTLPPATHTNCWLLDTGDGGLALVDPGSGEPAELSRLDALLAHLAGEGLRAREIWLTHHHPDHVGGVAALRARGLPLLAHPRTLELLGDLGRGGEPVGDAALLHGRWRALHTPGHASGHLCFHDERTRALFCGDMVSTLSTVVIDPPDGDMAEYQRQLARLVDLAPRTLFPAHGSPAPNAVAKLEGYLSHRQEREDRILAALSPPAPLAEVTARAYPDAPRLMLPAAERSCLATLLKLEREGLAARDEDRWMHA